The Perca flavescens isolate YP-PL-M2 chromosome 8, PFLA_1.0, whole genome shotgun sequence DNA window ATTTCAGCATGACATAAATTGCTCTTTCCTCTAAGatgtttattaataaaaaatccaGTATGAAAGGATGAGATTTGCTTTGACTGTATCTCTGTAACAAAGGGTCTgcttcattttaaaaagaaaatagaagaaAATGACACTGAACTGCAAgtaaagaaagacaaagacattTTTATAAACCCATACACTTATCCTTCACAGCTACTTGTTTACCTTATACTATGGAATGCAGTCTAGGGTAGATTTTCTAAAATATCATAGATCAAATGAAGCCCACGTATCTGAACAAACAGCTTCTTTATCTACATAAGAAAGGTCGGCTTCATATTGTAAATAGACTTAACAGCCAACCTTAAGTGTAATGTTCACACTTTCAGTCATGATCCATTTTCAAACAAGTTATTGTGAAAGATAAGTGCAGTCGTTTATATAAGGCATATTTAAAAAGTTGACAGAACTCCTTTGACACTCCTCCAAAGAGGCTTTTTGTGGATAAATAAGGGATGTCTTTgtccatttccaatttttccttttctgtgtCTATTTCCACAAACATATTCCAGAGGGGAAGAGTTGGAATAAGACGTCCCGGGTTACGGGGTAGAACCAAAAGATTGTGGAAAGAGTCCCAAAGTCCTCATAGGCGTCAACCATAAAGAGTCTACTTCACGGAAAGTGAAGACAAAGATGGCGCTACATTCAGAGGTTCAGGCAGAGGAGAGCCACCAGGAGCAGGGAGAGTACGCTGAGAGACGGGGCGGATATGACACTTCCacctgagagacacacagagataaaaGTAGGTCAGATTTTGCTTAAAATATATCTGCACCGATAGTCAAATTTGCTGCTGATTTGAGGAAGTTTGTCCAGCTTTCATCCATTAAACTAAAGATTGTGTGAAGTGTGATATTATACCCCATCTGTGTAGAGATCCCCTTAAATGCCCACTCCATTTGTCAATGCCCTGCATTTGAAATCCTCCACGGCTTAAATTCCCGGGTCTGTGAAATCAAGCTGTCAGTAGGTCTGGACTGAACGATAACAGATAAGGAAAACCACAGGAGGGGTATCCTCTACTCATCAAGATCAATTACAGAGGCTTAAGGCCTCCTCCATCCAGTCAGCATACCTGTCAGTCCATCAGCCAGTGGGGGATCGAGTCAGGGGGGTATCAAAGCTTTAGTCACGGGCCGTAAAGTTTCCCATTTTAGCCCCTCCAGTCTAAGGTACTGTATGAAACCTGAAGTGACAGCTCTGCTCTGGCCCAGGGAACCCTCGTGCTGTGACAAATGATAACCTACCGCCAACTTTGAACCTTGTATAATCTCACTAGCAAATGGCAGGCCAGGAATAAGCAGTCACAGTGTGTTACCTTAGCACTATGGATTTAAAATGTGATTAGATAACTGAAGGCTTTCTTTATTTATGTTCCACTGAtgaaactaaactaactaaaactaTTTTTCGCAAGAGATTACTCTCACTCGCTAAATTTCATTTCAGGATGCCTTATTCTTCTAAATAAGTAAGTCATAAAGTGTCATCTGCTTTTCTGCCACACACTTTCCATTTTGTAACACTTTATTAGAACgaagatacagtacaggccaaaagtttggacacaccttctcattcaatgcgtttcctttattttcatgactatttacattgtagattctcactgaaggcatcataactatgaatgaacacatatggaattatgtacttaacaaaaaagtgtgaaataactgaaaacatgttttatattcaaattcaaattaatcttcaaagtagccaccctttgctccgattactgctttgcacactcttggcattcttaTGATGAtattcaagaggtagtcacctgaaattgttttccaacagtcttgaaggagttcccagagatgcttagcacttgttggcccttttgccttcactctgcggtccagctcaccccaaaccatctcgattgggttcaggtccggtgactgtggaggccaggtcatctggcgcagcactccatcactctccttcttggtcaaatagcccttacacagcctggaggtgtgtttggggtcattgtcctgttgaaaaataaattatggtccaactaaacgcaaaccggatgggatggcatgttgctgcaggatgctgtggtagccatgccttcaattttgaataaatccccaacagtgtcaccagcaaagcacccccacaccatcacacctcctcctccatgcttcacggtgggaaccaggcatgtagaatccatccgttcaccttttctgcgtcgcacaaagacacggcggttggaaccaaattTCTCAAATTTGGaatcatcagaccaaagcacagatttccactggtctaatgtccattccttgtgtttcttggcccaaacaaatctcttctgcttgttgcctctccttagcagtggtttcctagcagctacttgaccatgaaggcctgattcgcgcagtctcctcttaacagttgttctagagatgtgtctgctgctagaactctgtgtggcattcatctggtctctaatttGAGCTGCGGTTAACTTgcaatttctgaggctggtgactcggatgaacttatcctcagcagcagaggtgactcttggtcttcctttcctggggcggtcctcatgtgagccagtttcgttgtagcgcttgatggtttttgcaactgcacttggggacacattcaaagttttcgcaattttccagactgactgaccttcatttgtaaagtaatgatggccactcgtttctctttacttagctgattggttcttgccataatatgaattctaagcgttgtccaatagggctgtcggctgtgtatcaatctgacttctgcacaacacaactgatggtcccaaccccattaataagggaaaaaaattccactaattaaccctgacaaggcacacctgtgaagtgaaaaccatttcaggtgactacctcatgaagctcattgagagaacaccaagggtttgcagcactatcaaaaaagcaaagggtggctactttgaggaatctaatatataagacatgttttcagttatttcacacttttttgttaagtacataattccatatgtgttcattcatagttttgatgccttcagtgagaatctacaatgtaaatagtcatgaaaataaaggaaacgcattgaatgagaaggtgtgtccaaacttttggcctgtactgtacatgtttactgaaaagaaaaaaaaaacttaaacacCAAATCCAACTCAGGCACCTAAATTGTAACTTAAATCTCTAAAGTCCAGGTTGACTTTTTGGTTCATTTGGCAGACTTTCTATGCATTAATTTGTGTCTTTGTTCAACAGCGTTAACACTGTCCTCATGCATGATGTCTTTTTTCTCAGCAGAAACTTAGCTATAAGTCTGACTTTTCATTTTGTCAATTTAACAAAGTGTAAAGCTGCCAGGTACCCAAAAGACAACAAACATAACAAAGGCACTTATACAAATGTTTAAATCTTTAGTCATAATCACAATTCTAGGTTGTAAAATATGGTCATATTCTGTCTGTAGCAGATGCCAAAAGGCAAAATGAAGGGGACAAGTGAGTCTGTCTGTTACCTGTGATGTTGACTTGTGCCACGGCCCCATCTCCCCCCTCTGTGTGCGCCCGGACCTCCACCACGTAGTTCCCGTCTGTGGGCAGGAGAAGGTCTATGCTCTGCTTACTGGTTGTGTACAGAGTGCCTGTGGAGTGGCCCTGCTGCCTGCACAGCACCTAGGTATACACACAtatcatttaaaagaaatgtaaagtgCCCAGCTGCtatatttttttccttcagAGAGATTATAATctgtataaatgtaaatgtcGAATTGTACTCACTTTGTAACCATCCACCGGTGCCTCGTTAGCAAGTGGTTCCACATGTTCCCAGACAATATTTACTTTCCGGCCCTTTAATTTTTTACCAGCTATTCTGGGAGGTCGACTTGGAGCTgttaaaagacacaaaaacagtaaagaataacaattatattaaaataacataTATTTGTAAATAAGGACtaaatatagctttaagatacatgttgttgttttccatgcAGATCCCTGCTGGTCAACACTAATCTGCTAAAAGCACAACATACGGGCTTTCTTGGTGTGGATCTGGAGGTGCTCGCTGGCCGGCCCATATCCTGCAGAGTTGTAGCCCCGAACCTCAATAAGGTAGTGGGAGTCAGGCTTCATACCCTCCAGCCTGGTGTGGTTCTCACTGCCAGGTACCACCACCCTCTGGGCCCGCCCCTCACTGTCTTCCTGATTCCTCCAGTACTTCACCTGGGACACAGAGGGACAGAGGTGAGATGGCTGGGATCCAACACCAGCTTGGTGCACAAGCCTTGCCTTTACAGCACTTAGAAAAACTGGTTTATACCATAAGGAAAGGgaagtaaataagtaaaataataataataggtacAAGCTAATTTATAGAAACTAGCAGGTATAAAAGTTTTACTAATGGGTGTTTAAACCACATCAAAAAGACATGAGCCAAGCCGTAGTACGTCTCCCGTTTCTTTTACCAGGATGCCTCAGTAACATTTCTACTGACCTGGTATCCATCGATATTGCTCTGTGAGAGAGGCAGCCACCACACTATGGCTTCTGTGGCAGAGAGAGCTCTGCCGTCAACACTTACAGGAGCTTCAGATGGAGCTGAGGAGAGACACAGAGTAGTTAGTTAAATAGGTTACAGTAAGACAACCATTTTCAAGGATGAGTCTTTCAGAGCTAATCTTTATATTGCACACACAACACTCAAACCTAGCATATTTTATATATCCATTACCGTGAACATAAACTgtctattattttttatatgtgtCTACTGGCCTTACTAATGCTATTTTTCTTTTAGTGGTGCTCAAGCATCATTTTAGTAATTTGAATTAATCACTGTAAGGAACAAGGGAAGTGACAGAAATCTCTCTCGGCACACATTCCTTCACTAGGCCATCGAACACTTTTCCGTGACTTATGGGCCAGTTATACACTTTGTAGGCTGCCCCTGCCAGGAAACTTTCCCTGAATGTGAAATAGTCATGCTGGGCCTTGAACCAACAACCCATTAAATACTCTCATTGTGTTCCACAcagaaacaaatgcaaaaaaacaatactgcACAACCAGCATGCACACAAATCCAAATGGTCACACCCCTGGGGGCAGAGCGCTTCTACAGGCTTAGCTATAAaaatcatagacactcaaaagGAAAGCGTTCCCAAAGTTGGTTACCATGGCAATGGGGCATCTCTGTAACCCGTCATGTCTGGGTTGCCAGTGGTTATCTCCACTGTCTGTCAGTGGAAGTTAATAACTAGGCTAAATGCTTTGCATCCTTGGGCGAATTATCAGCTTTCTGGTTCATGCTACATAGATCATGATAATCCCCCCGCAAGGAAAGACGGAGAGAGGAGAAGATGGGTTCACTTTCAAGGGGTATTAAAATTCCTCACAACTATACATGAGAACTCCTATTAAATGAGTCCTACTCCATTGAAAACCCTGCTGGTAATAAGTAGCTGACACTGACAGATTGAAATAGCAGAGTGTTGGCATATTGAGGAATTCAAACAGGCCCAGGTTGATCTGTGACATTGTTTTGAGATCAGTTTGGCACATTTTCCCTTTTATGCTTCGGCGTTGAGAGCTGTAAATCTTTTCAGTGCTTACCGTCCTGTGCAGAATAAATGATAGCTGTTAGGCTGAAGGGTCCCTCTCCTTTGCTGTTGaaggctttgactttgacttgaaaCTCTGtcgatggagggatggaggggtcTTTGTGGACATAGCGCTTGGCTTGCGGGTCAGCAACCGTCACCTTACTCCACTCGTGTCCATCTTGTGGTTTGAAGGCCACAATGTAGCCAAAATTAGGCCCATAGTAGTACTGTGGCTGTACAGGCTGATGACAGAAACATCAAATATtactttaatgtaatgttttatcCAACACACCTCTCAAGCCTGCGTGTGAATTACAACTTAATCCTGTCAGAGTTCACACTATGAATATCATACATCATCCACTTATGCTTGTGCTATATACTAGGATTAACAGAAAGACTCAAAAAAGGCCATTTCCATTAATTAGATACGTGTGCATACTGTTCCGTAAAAATGACTGAATAGTAAATGATACAAAGAGTTGGGACACTTTGCTGGCTCATCCCTCTTGATCTGTCCTCACGCCTCATCTCCTTTGTTGGCACTCTGGCTTTATTCTCACGCCATATATCCAGTAAGACATGCCTGCATTAGGCACTGTTAACCTGTAAACACATCGCCCCATCCTCCAGCTGCTCGGGAATTGAAAAGCCATGCCTTAGCCAAGCAAAAGGCATTTTACCTATGAGAGCTAATTTATAAACCGCTGCAGCAGTGCAATGGAGGAGAATGATTCAGTTCAGTCATCGATTTTTGTTGATATAGCTTGTTTTGTTTGGTACAAAGTATGAGACTATGCAATGCTTTAGTTCCCATATATCTTCTGGGATGTGCTGGCCTCAAGTTCAACAGTTCTCTACCATATATTTCATCTGTTGATGTACTATGTTGTTGTCCTCCAAAGCGACTGGAAACATATCATCGGCATGCTTTAAATTCATGGACATTATTGTTAAAAGGATGGCCCTAAAAGGCTGTTTTGCCAAAACATAGAACGaagttaaaacaaatgtaattgttgtcattttgttttatatctgCCTGCAAGCCAACACCTCCTGTGCGTTTTCCCTCAGTTTTTTATTGTCAAAATGATGTCTGTTGCCATTTTCTTGTTCTGGTGCGTTACTTTTTCTTCTGTGAAGCATTTTGCAACTTTGTTTTAACCTGTGctctaaaataaatgttattatcattattagaAAATAACAACACTTACAATCTGCCTAAGGTGAGTGATGGCAGCAGGTCTCCTTTCTGTGAGCTTTAACTAAGCTAATGGCCCTTTTGACCCTTGTGCCCAGTGGAAAGTTCAGACCTACCGTCCACGTGATGGTCAGTTCTCTGCTACTCCCTCCACCGCCGCCGACGTCTGAGGGCGCCACCACAGGAACTACAATAAAACAGCAACAGCAAAACTCTGAGCCCACATGCTAAGagtccacacacacaatgccaacacacacaggctgtaaCCTATCCCTGGCAGCAGCACTGAAACATCCTTCTTCTGCAAATACAATATCAATGTCATGACCTGTGCCAAATGCAACACCTTAATGTCAATGTCGGAACCTCGCCACTGAAGGAAACATAGAGGCAAAAGGTCTGTTGTTTTGCCTTGAGTCTAGTGGCTTACTCTTAAATGATGATTCTTTTTTGAAGAGAGGTTACTGTAGGCCTGTGATTTCcattttataattgaatttcagTATACAGTTTCAGCAAAGTGCTCATTTCTTAGAGGTTTGTGTGGTGAGTTTGGCAGCATGCTTCTGCTGTAGGAAGTACAGATTGATGGGATTTCTACTGACTCACTTTTACAGTGATACTTAACGTAAGTAAACAGTGCTATATCAGAATAATGAAAGATAAATATCAGAATGGAAAGCTGGACTGTAGGACATGTCTCCATACCAAAAGTCTTATGTAGCGAATGTTAGCCTAAAGTCAGGAACATGAGCTTACTTGCTTCCAGGGTTTTGTCTTTAGGTGACGGGCTGCTCGGCTCTCCTGTCCCCAGAGCGCTAGTGGCAATCACTCTGAACTCATATTCTATCCAGGGGAACAAATCCACCACTGTGGCCATCTCTGTATTCCCCTCTACATCTGTAGGAGCTAGAGATAAAAGCACAGATTTCATTTTACAATGCCAAGATTTTAGGGCTATAGCACGGTATGCTAAAACATTATACAGCATAGGTTTTGCAATCCCtatatttaacaaaaatatcctaaaacaacaacaaagttcCATTTTCAGAATGCATTACTATATTTTAAGTCCTTGATGCATGGCTAAATTACAGCCATCTTCAAAAGACATTAAccaccatgtaggcctacagtatcACTATGTGGCATGACCCAAATTATCATAACACCAGAGCCAGCTCAGCATTAAGGTAGCAGTGTTTATTTGAACAAGTGTGCTGAGTTCTCACATGTAGTGGCATTCTTCCAGACTTCTTTTGAGAAGGAGTCCCTGTACTGGATGGTATATTTGGAGATGGGGTTGTGGTTGTCTGCTCCACGGCTCCACTGCAATGTTACATTCTTGTCAGTTTTGTTCATCACTCGCACCCCACCTGGGGCACCGGGGGGACCTGGGGTAATGAAAAGAATAAGAGACAGGTTAAAAGTGTTTGTTTGGTGCATGATGAATACAAGTGTGGCCACACAGTTGTGTTGAGATTAGTGACACTGTCCCTTAGTCTTCACAAGTTAAAATCCCCTCAAGTTCCCACTTGGACTTATCCCTGAGGTAGAAGTGTAGTGAATGTCCAAGACAAAAAGAGGGTATTGCATTATTGAAAGAGGTTTATCTTTATTCAAGCTCATGGGGAAATTCTTGGCAAAAGTCCTGAGTcgtttaacaactgtatactttAACACCATTTTCCAAAAAGACCACTGTTTGATGCATGTGAAACACAGCACATCAAAGCCCTAACATTTCTTCTTTTAAGTCTCTTCTTTAAAAAGACATCAGCAAAGACTGATGGATTAAGGCATTAGAGCTTAaagcccattgacatatatgaaCTAAAGCTTAAGCAAAAAGCTTTTGAGCCAGTGTTTCTCTTGGTCCTCCTGCTCCTCTCGATTCTTCCTTTGGAACATAAAAATGGCCTAATAGAAAACCCAGACTATGTCAAGGTTAGCCACCCAACCCACAGCCTCAGAAATGTCCTCATTTGCCTCAggatttactttttttcaagTCATAAACATATGACAGAGACAAGTAAGGCGATTAGACAGCCAAAGCTGGACAGCCCTTAAGCTTCCCCTCTCCTCTATGAGtcagaataaaaagaaaagttgtgaaATCTACCAGTTTGTACAATTCAATGTAATGGATGAAATATTGTGCAGAGTTTCCATGTCTGTACAACACTGAGTCATATGGATGCTTAGCACAATGTGTTTAAACTGATAAGCTTCAGTGCTTATTACTAACTGACATACTGTATTCCCAGGAATCAAATGTAATAACGTTTATGAATAGTTTTCCCAATTCACAGACAATTACATTAACACAGCCACATTTCAACACTGTGCCAGGCAAACGGTAACATTAcgctacaaaaacacacagaccagTCATATGAAAACAGCTCTTTTTCCCTATCCCAAATCCCCACTAATAACAAGCTGCAGGTGCAGAGCTGTGTTTTTAGCCTGGACAATCTCCTGAAGCAGATCTGCTTCCTCATATGCCGTGATAAATGGCTGTCTTTCATCTCTCCCTCGCTACGACCCGGACTGCTGACATTTGGCACTCCATTAGGAGCAGCCCAGGGCCTGTGTTTTGGTTCCACTCTGGGAAACGTTACAGTCAGCTGCTGTGCGTTCACCTGGCCATCTGTCAACACCCGCTCAGAAATCAGCAGCGGTGGCAGCACACCCAGTGCACAACAGGGATCACTGGCAACCAGATCACTGCTAATGTTCTCTGGTTCCTATCTGAAGAGACCCTTTGTCCACCAACACTGAGTCTGTTTCAAGACTGGAGGGGAGGCTGTAAGGCAAGCTCTCACTCATCAGGAAGTGGAGGGTGAAAACAAAGCCTGATGACTCATCCAGGAGGTGAAATACAGTAAATGACAGACAGAGCACGGTGGAAGAGTGGCAGTGTTTCTTTTGTGCATGTTGATATCTGTATGTGGCTGAAAGAACAAGCACTGAAATCAGCAGCTCTCCATATCAAAATATCGTGGTGAAAGATAGAAATCTATGATGTTATGGCGCATGGCATTACACAATTAATAACCATAAACATGCTAGTTGCTGTAGTGCCAACAGCCCTCACTAATCTATAAAAAGTTCTACTTTATTCAGTTATAATGAAGACAAGTGAGAGCTGactgtctgtttaaaacacttcTTAATCGGCAAAGCATTGCTTGCTTCTCTAAGTTTAATCAAATATACAACTGTTTATTGTAATGCAACCACAGCAACAGGCTTTAAAAGTTACCATTTGTTTTCTAAGTTACTTTGCCTGACAGACATAGAGCATTTGGATAAATCCGACCTAATTTGCAAAGTGCCAACATAAAGTAAAGCCAAACAATATAATCTAGAGGTAAGGCACTACCAGATATGTTTGAGTTGAGTTATTTGCACTTATATAAAGACAGTATTGGTTGGCTATCACTGAGCTTATCTGGGTGGTAGTGGTAGATAGTGAGTGTtccatttgtatgtgtgtgtgtgtgtgtgtgtgtgtatgtgtgtgtgtgtgtgtgtgtgtgtgtgtgtgtgtgtgtgtgtgtgtgtgtgtgtgtgtgtgtgtgtgtgtgtgtgtgtgtgtcctctcttGCATGAGGACACAAGGCGTTTCCTTCCATTTTCCAGCACTTTCTCTCTTGCTTTCCTTGACGTGGAGTCTCGGGGTCAACAGATTGTCTGGCAAATGAATCTGGTCTGGTTACTCTGGAGAGATTTACTTCTCTTTAAACATACACTGGATACAGTACTTACTATGtgttatctctctctgtctctacttTTTTCACACACAGGGTCTGACAATAAGGCGTTAGGGGAACATTTTAAAGAGTAGTTTAGAAATATGTGTCTGATGAACTGTGgaattattttgtcttgtgctCACTTTAATAAGCTCTATGAAATTAAACTTTCTGAAAACACTAAATATTCAAAACTAAACAACCATCAAAGTttgaaaaacatctttatattCACTTGGGCATTATTTATAAAGAGTTTAACAAAAACTCTGCTTCATCAGAACTGTGTTGGCATAACTTAATCCGATTTGATTAGACAGTATCCAAACAATCCAGAGCAAAGAcagaacacaaaatacagaaatctCTCATGTAAAATAACCAAAATGGTTAGAACTTTCAGTTTAACagtgtgttaatgttaaaaTCCCATCTCTCGCAATCTCTGAATCTTttgcattcatatgcagatatctgttCTGTAACATCTAGCCTAGTAAGTAGCTGATTGAGAAAATATGTCTTCACAGCCACATTTTATATACATGACTACTCATGACTCACCCCTGACAACAAGGTGGGCAGAGGCGGTGACATTGTCAATGGGGGTCTGTGCAGTGCAGGTGTAGCGTCCGGCATGCTTCAACTGGAGGCTCTTAATCAGTAGCTCGCCGTTTGAACTTCCATtctgcacaaaaaaacacacaagagtAAATTAAGAATCAGGCAAATCATCATACATTGAGAGGCAAAGCTTTCCAACTGTGTCCTTGTCAGAGCAAAATTAAAATGTCGGGGTCCACAAAGTGTTTTCTCAAGACAGCACTCTTTCACTGAAGAAAGGTAAAACCATACCAAAAACCTACTTAAGAAATACATGACTGCATTGAACTCGCTGTTTGAGAGTCAAACTGGCTTTGCTAATACCACATAAACACTATTATATGGTACTGGACCCCGTTTTTACGAGGGAAAAATCCTCCTTGTGTACAAAAATGGGGTATCATCAATCACAATTATAATCGTGTTTGCCTAGTGGGCAGTGACAAATGAGAAATGCAAACCGCTAACTCATGGTTAGAGCTGCACTAAGAGAGAGAGTAGGTCATGTCAACAATAATGGATGTTAGCGGAAATTACAATTAAactgatatactgtacaatgcACTATTCCACTCAGGGAAGGAATGTGAAATGGCTTTTGGAATCATATTCATTTAAAGCAAGCTGTACTTTTCCATGTCAGGTGTTCCAATAAAAACACTACAGACATCAACATGACATGAAATATGGTTTAACACATATCCAGGCCAGAGCTGAGAGTAAAAAGTTGGGCTAGCAAgttcaacttttattttttatgttaatttgTCTTTATCATATATGCGGTGCAcggtcatggaaggcttgtatcatgtggacgcgccaacagttttgttgtcattacttagaattcctcatgggggcgacagaaactacgcactttAGCTTTAATTAACCAAAACGATGTCTCACCAGAATGCGTTCATAATGTTGACTGTCCTTGTGCAGGTCAATGACCCGGCCATCCAGGGACCAAATGAAGGTGATGTCCAGTGAGGGGTCATGGGACGCAGCACACTGCATCCTGGTGTTCTCACCCACTTTAACGTCAGCATTGGACGGTGCCATGGTGATCTTTGTGGACTCTGGGGAGAAACACAAGAGGATAAGAGAATCAGTGATGACGGAAAAGAGATCATTAGCCGCTAAAACGTCATTTAGGTGATAACAGGTAAAAAGACTTTGATGAAAAAGGGAATCTTGAGCAGTCACATAGTAGACAGATTTATAGTAAAGTACAGTATGGTGGTACTATAAAATAGTTAGAATTGTTCACTGTGCACAAATGTCCAGAAGAGGGCAGACAAGAGCTGTACATCCAGCACCACTGGAGATCAACTGTAAAAAGAACTAAAAATGTTTGACAGCTGAGATTGCATGTCTAAAGAAAACTAATCACAAGCAACAACAACTCATATCCATGTTATTATTCACTATTCAATCAAACTATCTCAACAAGTTCATAACTCAAGTCCTCTCCTCATCAAACAGTGTGAGGACTAAGCCCTTGTCTCTTCACATCTGATCTAAAGtaatcctctctctcctctatccTTGGGGAATGACTGAAAATACACCAGTAGCCTGTATACTGTAAATCTGCTGACAGGGCCATTATTCAAAAGTCAACATTTGGAGGTCAGGACTGTTTGGTGGGACTGAGAGTGACAGGAATGATTGCCAGCGAAGGCCGACATCAGTCAAAG harbors:
- the LOC114560516 gene encoding contactin-1a, with amino-acid sequence MLHLTLLLHVLVLSLSPADASMHGEVPDFYEDEATGYGPVFEEQPVDIIYPEESPEAKITMSCRARANPPATYKWIMEDMEIDLNAQGSHYSLVGGNLVISNPIKTKHVGQYFCLATNKYGTVISREASVQFGYLDLFSSEERESVHVKEGQGAVLLCASPPHYPAELSFRWILNEFPTFIPLDKRRFVSQITGNLYISKVDSSDSGNYSCIASSQSISKSVFSNYIPLVPIAERPIRKYPADLKVKFPDTTALVGQNITLECFALGNPVPEIRWKKLDGQLPPNHEVRMAGAHLHLYNVQFEDGGSYQCEAVNSKGKDYHAARVSVEAFPEWVEHISSTEKDLSSDYTMSCIASGKPEPRIRWLKNGEPSDRKEMRFSSLTFDDSGMYQCIAENHHGVIYANAELRVYACAPTFEHNPVKRVLAPKNGRVVIQCRPKAAPKPTFSWSKDTELLYNSTRVFIWEDGSLEILNVTSADEGRYTCFAENDRGKANSTGSLLVTESTKITMAPSNADVKVGENTRMQCAASHDPSLDITFIWSLDGRVIDLHKDSQHYERILNGSSNGELLIKSLQLKHAGRYTCTAQTPIDNVTASAHLVVRGPPGAPGGVRVMNKTDKNVTLQWSRGADNHNPISKYTIQYRDSFSKEVWKNATTSPTDVEGNTEMATVVDLFPWIEYEFRVIATSALGTGEPSSPSPKDKTLEAIPVVAPSDVGGGGGSSRELTITWTPVQPQYYYGPNFGYIVAFKPQDGHEWSKVTVADPQAKRYVHKDPSIPPSTEFQVKVKAFNSKGEGPFSLTAIIYSAQDAPSEAPVSVDGRALSATEAIVWWLPLSQSNIDGYQVKYWRNQEDSEGRAQRVVVPGSENHTRLEGMKPDSHYLIEVRGYNSAGYGPASEHLQIHTKKAPPSRPPRIAGKKLKGRKVNIVWEHVEPLANEAPVDGYKVLCRQQGHSTGTLYTTSKQSIDLLLPTDGNYVVEVRAHTEGGDGAVAQVNITGGSVISAPSLSVLSLLLVALLCLNL